Proteins encoded within one genomic window of Deinococcus betulae:
- the clpS gene encoding ATP-dependent Clp protease adapter ClpS — protein MTRRDEQHSTQTLERTETERPRLFRVLLLNDDYTPMDFVVLVLRRYFHKAEQDAQLIMLAVHHKGQGVAGVYPRDVAETKVAQVMGHAQREGHPLRVVAEPEASE, from the coding sequence ATGACGCGCCGGGACGAACAGCACAGCACCCAGACGCTGGAGCGCACGGAGACAGAGCGGCCCCGGCTGTTCCGGGTGCTGCTGCTCAATGACGATTACACGCCGATGGACTTCGTGGTGCTGGTGCTGCGCCGCTATTTCCACAAAGCCGAGCAGGACGCGCAGCTGATTATGCTGGCGGTTCACCACAAGGGGCAGGGGGTGGCGGGCGTCTACCCGCGCGACGTGGCCGAAACGAAGGTGGCACAGGTCATGGGCCACGCCCAGCGAGAGGGCCACCCGCTGCGGGTGGTTGCCGAGCCAGAGGCGAGCGAATGA
- a CDS encoding desiccation-associated late embryogenesis abundant protein: MSHHFPLKRLLVLGALVGAGAYYFSREQNRRALDAKLAELGLKDAAHDVGQSVTKGWEKTKDAAKDAGAVIAEKAGEVKDAASGGTQAALDKAKEVAGDVKTAVSGATTQAGAAARDVANTASDKAADVKTEVKQNAGQAAADAKQAGNDLKDAAKQAGAEAKTAATPAAADLKTAAQDTTRPAGQPNPKA, encoded by the coding sequence ATGAGTCATCACTTTCCCCTGAAACGGCTGCTGGTGCTGGGTGCCCTGGTGGGCGCCGGCGCGTACTACTTCAGCCGCGAGCAAAACCGCCGCGCCCTGGACGCCAAGCTGGCCGAACTGGGCCTGAAAGACGCCGCCCACGACGTGGGCCAGAGCGTCACCAAGGGCTGGGAGAAGACCAAAGACGCCGCCAAGGATGCGGGCGCCGTCATTGCCGAGAAGGCCGGCGAGGTCAAAGACGCCGCCTCGGGCGGCACGCAGGCGGCGCTGGACAAGGCCAAAGAGGTGGCCGGCGACGTGAAAACGGCTGTCAGTGGGGCGACCACCCAGGCTGGCGCTGCCGCCCGCGACGTGGCGAACACCGCCAGCGACAAGGCGGCGGACGTCAAGACTGAAGTGAAACAGAACGCCGGCCAGGCGGCTGCCGACGCCAAGCAGGCCGGCAATGACCTCAAGGACGCGGCCAAGCAGGCGGGCGCCGAGGCAAAAACCGCCGCCACCCCGGCCGCTGCCGATCTCAAAACGGCCGCCCAGGACACCACCCGGCCCGCCGGGCAGCCCAACCCCAAAGCCTGA
- a CDS encoding DUF1517 domain-containing protein — MTAFTPRRAPLLLTVLLTCLLVPLLAGWAGAQSGGGFGGRSSGSSGGSSGGSSGGYSSPSRGGGYSGGYGGGYSGPIIINNGGYGGGYGYSSGGGGLIGLLVLGVVIFLVVGALRRGLGSGGARGLGAVSGTAQALSVQLLLAEGDEVKRALGRVAQSGDPDTNEGLTRMLQEAALVVLRHPERWVYGNVERAQGSAATADSQVGAWATQARAAFTEQTTSNYQNRDPHSGYQRRDDYTFQADAGDQYLAVTIAVAAHTLAGLPPAGATNAGEARAALSALSSVTPGDLIRAEVVWSPDAPGEFLSEDEAIQKYPELTRL; from the coding sequence ATGACCGCGTTTACGCCGCGCCGCGCACCCCTGCTGCTGACTGTGCTTCTGACCTGCTTGCTGGTGCCCCTGCTGGCTGGGTGGGCCGGGGCGCAGTCCGGTGGAGGCTTTGGCGGGCGCAGTTCGGGCAGCTCGGGGGGGAGCTCCGGCGGCAGTTCGGGGGGGTACAGCAGTCCGTCGCGTGGGGGGGGGTACAGCGGCGGCTACGGGGGCGGGTACAGCGGCCCCATCATTATCAATAATGGCGGCTACGGCGGTGGGTACGGCTACAGCAGCGGCGGGGGCGGCCTGATTGGCCTGCTGGTGCTGGGCGTGGTGATTTTCCTGGTGGTGGGCGCCCTGCGCCGGGGTCTGGGCAGCGGCGGCGCACGCGGGCTGGGGGCCGTCAGCGGCACTGCGCAGGCCCTGAGTGTGCAGTTGCTGCTGGCCGAGGGGGATGAGGTCAAGCGCGCCCTGGGCCGCGTGGCCCAGAGCGGCGACCCCGACACCAACGAGGGCCTGACCCGCATGTTGCAGGAAGCCGCACTGGTGGTGCTGCGCCACCCCGAGCGCTGGGTGTACGGCAATGTGGAACGCGCCCAGGGCTCGGCCGCCACCGCCGACAGCCAGGTGGGCGCCTGGGCCACCCAGGCCCGCGCCGCCTTTACCGAGCAGACCACCAGCAACTACCAGAACCGTGATCCCCACAGCGGCTATCAGCGCCGCGACGACTACACCTTTCAGGCTGACGCCGGCGACCAGTACCTGGCAGTCACGATTGCGGTGGCCGCCCACACACTGGCGGGGCTGCCCCCAGCCGGCGCCACCAACGCCGGTGAAGCCCGCGCCGCCCTGAGCGCCCTGAGCAGCGTGACCCCCGGCGACCTCATTCGGGCTGAAGTGGTCTGGAGCCCCGACGCTCCGGGCGAATTCCTGAGCGAGGACGAGGCCATTCAGAAGTATCCCGAGCTGACAAGGCTGTAG
- a CDS encoding HNH endonuclease: MARRRAPSAWPPPPRPPDCCALCEREVPQLTEHHLLPRSQGRRQGLKAAELPTTLLCPACHKFLHRTLTNAELARDYRDLPALRAQEDVARFVAWIRRQPPTKAVRVK, from the coding sequence ATGGCCCGCCGCCGCGCTCCCTCTGCCTGGCCTCCGCCGCCCCGGCCGCCTGACTGCTGCGCCCTGTGTGAGCGTGAGGTGCCGCAGCTGACAGAGCACCACCTGCTGCCCCGTTCTCAGGGCCGGCGGCAGGGGCTGAAGGCCGCCGAATTGCCGACCACGCTCCTGTGCCCGGCCTGCCACAAGTTCCTGCACCGCACCCTGACGAATGCGGAACTGGCCCGCGACTACCGCGACTTGCCCGCACTGCGTGCCCAGGAGGACGTGGCCCGCTTCGTGGCCTGGATTCGCCGCCAGCCCCCTACTAAAGCGGTGCGGGTGAAGTAA
- a CDS encoding c-type cytochrome: protein MGTRYRLSVRLVAAGLPALMLAGAVLAQTTPSSAGALSATPNAARGATLAASSCAGCHRAGGRAPVLEGQSAARIQEALVAFRAGTRRNPVMQGVASQLSDQNIVDVAAHYAQAGATPAAPVPSTPAPATPAAPTTPPASPVSTPPAATAAARLAQGTALYLEGDPARNVMACVVCHGEDGQGADALGIPSLVGLGETAVLAALKEYRALPPVGIAYPDAMRIALKPITDGDLAAVAAYVGTLK from the coding sequence ATGGGCACACGTTACCGCCTGTCTGTTCGTCTTGTTGCCGCTGGCCTGCCGGCCCTGATGCTGGCGGGCGCCGTGCTGGCCCAGACCACCCCCTCCTCTGCCGGCGCCCTGAGCGCCACCCCGAACGCGGCGCGCGGCGCAACCCTGGCGGCCAGTTCCTGCGCCGGCTGCCACCGGGCCGGGGGACGCGCGCCTGTGCTGGAAGGCCAGAGTGCGGCCCGAATTCAGGAGGCGCTGGTGGCCTTCCGGGCCGGCACCCGGCGCAACCCTGTCATGCAGGGGGTGGCCTCTCAGCTGTCGGACCAGAACATCGTGGATGTGGCGGCGCACTACGCCCAGGCCGGCGCCACACCGGCGGCCCCCGTGCCCAGCACCCCAGCGCCAGCTACCCCAGCGGCTCCCACCACGCCGCCGGCCAGCCCGGTCTCCACCCCACCCGCTGCCACGGCTGCTGCCCGCTTGGCTCAGGGCACAGCCCTATATCTGGAAGGCGACCCGGCTCGCAATGTCATGGCCTGCGTGGTCTGCCACGGCGAAGACGGGCAGGGGGCCGACGCCCTGGGCATTCCCAGTCTGGTTGGCCTGGGTGAAACCGCTGTTCTGGCGGCCTTGAAGGAGTACCGCGCCCTGCCGCCCGTGGGAATCGCTTACCCCGACGCCATGCGCATTGCCCTCAAACCCATAACGGACGGCGACCTGGCCGCCGTGGCCGCCTATGTGGGCACGCTGAAATAA
- a CDS encoding phosphatase PAP2 family protein, whose protein sequence is MDSFWMAVTNLGRDEVFIVALALYTWLVWPSGGRNLGVAFALSYLVNSALKYGLDLPRPFFNDPSVASEAAKATAGGPGLPSGHTQMSATLWFGMAAQLGRRWLWVAAALLVAVVAVSRLALGVHYPSDVVVGLLLGGLFAYAAARSHFPEHDLGRWLPPALVLVVAAVLPANTPREVGVGLGLLAGFWVTRPTFAPPRDLTGRLIVAVAGLVMVFAVYFGLSALPDALKDLTVVRVLRYALLVVVAAEVVPAVLRRWLPAQTGVSVPAPQPVH, encoded by the coding sequence ATGGACAGTTTTTGGATGGCGGTCACGAACTTGGGGCGTGACGAGGTCTTTATCGTGGCATTGGCGCTGTACACCTGGCTGGTGTGGCCCAGTGGCGGGCGCAACCTGGGCGTGGCCTTTGCCCTGAGTTATCTGGTCAATTCGGCGCTGAAATACGGCCTGGACCTGCCGCGCCCCTTTTTCAATGATCCCTCGGTGGCCTCTGAGGCGGCCAAAGCGACGGCCGGCGGGCCGGGGCTGCCCAGTGGCCACACCCAGATGAGCGCGACCCTGTGGTTCGGGATGGCCGCGCAGCTGGGCCGGCGCTGGCTGTGGGTGGCGGCGGCGCTGCTGGTGGCGGTGGTGGCGGTCTCCCGCTTGGCGCTGGGGGTGCACTATCCCAGCGACGTGGTGGTGGGGCTGCTGCTGGGCGGGCTGTTCGCCTACGCCGCTGCCCGGAGCCATTTCCCGGAACACGACCTGGGCCGCTGGCTGCCTCCGGCACTGGTGCTGGTGGTGGCCGCCGTGCTGCCGGCGAACACCCCGCGCGAGGTGGGGGTGGGCCTGGGCCTGCTGGCCGGCTTCTGGGTGACCCGCCCCACCTTCGCCCCGCCGCGTGACCTGACGGGCCGCCTGATCGTGGCGGTCGCCGGCCTGGTGATGGTGTTCGCCGTCTACTTTGGCCTGAGCGCCCTGCCCGACGCCCTCAAAGACCTGACCGTCGTGCGGGTGCTGCGCTACGCCCTGCTGGTGGTCGTCGCGGCCGAGGTGGTGCCCGCCGTGCTGCGCCGCTGGCTGCCTGCACAGACCGGGGTGTCGGTCCCGGCGCCGCAGCCCGTACACTAA
- a CDS encoding ABC transporter ATP-binding protein → MTLAQPDVLQATTHKAPNALELRGITKRFPLVLANDDISMHVRWGSVHALCGENGAGKSTLMKIVYGIQPPTSGQIVVDGEVVDLTNPSEAIRRGIGMVFQHFMLVETLTVTENVILGAEPTSGGAINYAAARKRVAELIKQFNFDLNPDATVGELPVGLQQKVEILKTLYRGARILILDEPTAVLTPSETDELFDFLKNQYAASGNAVIFISHKLHEVLHISDTISVIRDGRMIGTISAQGATTELLARMMVGREVTLKVQKKAAQPGAAALDVQNVVVKGEHRNAVDNVSFQVRAGEVVGIAGVEGNGQSELIEAITGLRTYSGQITYLGKSAKGVREVEASGLSHVPEDRNERGLVLEMTTAENYILGEHDRAPFAGPFGFLKRDVIEDNARKLSEQYDVRPRSASLQAGRYSGGNAQKLIVAREMRKGPKILVASQPTRGVDIGAIEFIHSRIVEARDQGLAVLLVSADLGEVMNLADRILVMYEGKVVGEVDAANATETQLGLLMTGSGEDTTTTKAGW, encoded by the coding sequence ATGACTCTTGCTCAGCCTGACGTTTTGCAGGCCACCACTCATAAGGCGCCCAACGCCCTGGAACTGCGCGGAATTACCAAGCGCTTTCCGCTGGTGCTGGCCAACGACGATATTTCCATGCATGTGCGGTGGGGCAGCGTGCACGCCCTGTGCGGTGAAAACGGCGCCGGCAAAAGCACCCTGATGAAAATCGTGTACGGCATCCAGCCGCCCACCAGCGGCCAGATTGTCGTGGACGGCGAAGTCGTGGACCTGACCAACCCCAGCGAGGCCATCCGGCGCGGCATCGGCATGGTGTTTCAGCACTTCATGCTGGTCGAGACCCTGACCGTGACCGAGAACGTGATTCTGGGCGCCGAGCCGACCAGTGGCGGGGCCATCAACTACGCCGCCGCGCGCAAGCGGGTGGCCGAGCTGATCAAGCAGTTCAACTTTGACCTGAACCCCGACGCCACCGTAGGCGAGTTACCAGTGGGCCTCCAGCAGAAGGTCGAGATTCTGAAGACCCTGTACCGGGGCGCGCGCATCCTGATTCTGGACGAGCCGACGGCGGTGCTGACCCCCAGTGAAACCGACGAACTGTTCGACTTTCTCAAGAACCAGTACGCCGCCAGCGGCAACGCCGTCATCTTCATCAGCCACAAGCTGCATGAGGTGCTGCACATCAGTGACACCATCAGCGTGATCCGCGACGGCCGGATGATCGGCACCATTTCGGCCCAGGGGGCCACCACCGAGCTGCTGGCCCGCATGATGGTGGGGCGCGAGGTCACCCTGAAGGTGCAGAAAAAAGCGGCCCAGCCAGGCGCCGCCGCCCTGGACGTGCAGAATGTGGTCGTGAAGGGCGAACACCGCAACGCGGTGGACAACGTGAGTTTTCAGGTGCGCGCGGGTGAGGTCGTGGGCATTGCCGGCGTGGAGGGCAATGGCCAGAGCGAGCTGATCGAGGCGATTACGGGTCTGAGAACCTACAGTGGCCAGATCACCTATCTGGGCAAATCGGCCAAGGGCGTGCGCGAGGTTGAGGCGTCGGGCCTGTCCCATGTCCCTGAGGACCGCAACGAACGCGGCCTGGTGCTGGAGATGACCACCGCTGAGAACTACATTCTGGGCGAACATGACCGGGCGCCGTTTGCTGGGCCCTTTGGCTTTCTGAAGCGCGACGTCATTGAAGACAACGCCCGTAAGCTCAGCGAGCAGTACGACGTGCGCCCCCGCAGCGCCAGCCTGCAGGCCGGGCGTTATTCGGGCGGCAACGCGCAGAAACTCATCGTGGCGCGCGAGATGCGCAAGGGGCCCAAGATTCTGGTGGCCAGTCAGCCCACGCGCGGGGTGGACATCGGCGCCATCGAGTTTATTCACAGCCGGATCGTGGAGGCGCGCGATCAGGGCCTCGCCGTGCTGCTGGTCAGTGCTGACCTGGGCGAAGTGATGAACCTGGCCGACCGCATTCTGGTGATGTACGAGGGCAAGGTGGTGGGCGAGGTGGACGCGGCCAACGCCACGGAAACGCAGCTGGGACTGCTGATGACGGGCAGCGGTGAGGACACGACGACGACGAAAGCGGGCTGGTAA
- a CDS encoding EamA family transporter translates to MLSIQGGAAFAKTLFPTLGAAGTTALRVVLAALLLTLVLRPNLRQLTRAQWLVIVPYGAALGLMNLVFYESLRYLPLGLAVTLEFVGPLLLALALSRRALDIAWVALAGLGIALIAPVGGEAAQQVSAQGVVLALTAGALWAGYILAGGAVGRRVPGTTGVVGGMWVAALMVLPFGAVQAGPALLSPHALLLGLAVAALSSALPYTLEMRALRAIPARIFGVMMSLEPAIAALSGFLFLHERLTLVQWLAMGCVIAASAGISLTGKKESGEG, encoded by the coding sequence ATGCTGAGCATTCAGGGTGGCGCCGCCTTTGCCAAAACGCTGTTTCCCACGCTGGGTGCCGCCGGCACCACGGCCCTGCGGGTGGTGCTGGCGGCCCTGCTGCTGACCCTGGTGCTGCGCCCCAACCTGCGCCAGCTGACCCGCGCGCAGTGGCTGGTTATCGTGCCCTACGGCGCCGCCCTGGGTCTGATGAACCTGGTGTTCTACGAGTCGCTGCGCTACCTGCCCTTGGGGCTGGCCGTCACGCTGGAATTCGTAGGGCCTCTGCTGCTGGCCCTGGCCCTGTCGCGCCGCGCCCTGGATATTGCCTGGGTGGCGCTGGCCGGCCTGGGCATCGCCCTGATTGCCCCGGTGGGCGGTGAGGCCGCGCAGCAGGTGTCGGCCCAGGGCGTCGTTCTGGCCCTGACCGCCGGCGCCCTATGGGCCGGATACATCCTGGCGGGGGGAGCCGTGGGCCGCCGCGTTCCCGGCACCACCGGCGTGGTGGGGGGCATGTGGGTGGCGGCCCTGATGGTGCTTCCCTTCGGCGCCGTGCAGGCCGGGCCCGCCCTGCTCTCGCCGCACGCCCTGCTGCTGGGCCTGGCGGTGGCGGCTCTCTCCAGTGCCCTGCCCTACACCCTCGAAATGCGTGCCCTGCGCGCCATTCCGGCCCGGATTTTTGGCGTGATGATGAGTCTGGAACCGGCGATTGCGGCCCTCAGCGGGTTCCTATTTCTGCATGAACGCCTGACGCTGGTGCAGTGGCTAGCGATGGGGTGCGTGATTGCGGCGAGTGCGGGGATCAGTTTGACGGGGAAGAAGGAGAGTGGGGAGGGTTAA
- a CDS encoding FtsW/RodA/SpoVE family cell cycle protein, whose amino-acid sequence MSVQLLIAQVLLLSLGMLGIAAADPDKILDHGPKALLALGLTLVVARLRPRAFLKVGPWVWVVTLVLLVLVHFIGVGTAESSGTKRWLNFGVIRFQPSEMAKLGLVLMLASFFARRGVQNKLISATGMILLTTGLIFWEPDLGSSVLMFALGIILMYAAGVRISNISGFMLALGLMAIPVAGIYLEQHPYIKERLIGYQTRDDVTAQGLDQIGMAHRDLRMGGIPGQGPDGPRYNYFGEHTDMIVASVGFTSGLLGVAMLLFAYWLIVATALDVAHLASRVRPMTPEIHGASVMAIGAMFMIVGQAFVNLCVAAGIFPVTGVPLPLVSYGFSSLLTMSMAMAVIHSAMREVRRHLPEQSENDNPVALSAD is encoded by the coding sequence ATGAGTGTTCAGCTGCTCATCGCCCAGGTGCTGCTGCTGAGCCTGGGAATGCTGGGGATTGCGGCGGCCGACCCGGACAAGATTCTCGACCACGGGCCCAAGGCGCTGCTGGCGCTGGGCCTGACATTGGTGGTCGCCCGGCTGCGGCCCCGCGCCTTTCTGAAGGTCGGGCCGTGGGTCTGGGTGGTCACCCTGGTGCTGCTGGTGCTGGTGCACTTTATCGGGGTGGGCACCGCCGAGAGTTCCGGCACCAAGCGCTGGCTGAACTTTGGGGTCATCCGGTTTCAGCCGTCCGAGATGGCCAAGTTGGGCCTGGTCCTGATGCTGGCGTCCTTTTTTGCCCGCAGGGGCGTACAGAACAAGCTGATTAGCGCCACGGGCATGATTCTGCTCACCACTGGTCTCATCTTCTGGGAGCCGGACCTGGGCAGTAGCGTGCTGATGTTTGCCCTGGGCATCATCCTGATGTACGCGGCGGGTGTGCGCATCAGCAATATCAGCGGCTTCATGCTGGCGCTGGGGCTGATGGCTATTCCGGTGGCCGGGATTTACCTGGAACAGCATCCCTATATCAAAGAGCGCCTGATCGGCTACCAGACCCGCGACGACGTGACGGCTCAGGGCCTGGACCAGATTGGCATGGCCCACCGCGACCTGCGCATGGGCGGTATTCCTGGCCAGGGACCCGACGGCCCGCGCTACAACTACTTTGGCGAGCACACCGACATGATTGTGGCGTCGGTGGGCTTTACCTCGGGGCTGCTGGGGGTGGCGATGCTGCTCTTTGCCTACTGGCTGATCGTGGCCACCGCGCTGGACGTGGCCCACCTGGCCAGCCGCGTGCGCCCCATGACGCCCGAGATTCACGGGGCCAGCGTGATGGCCATCGGCGCCATGTTCATGATCGTGGGTCAGGCCTTCGTGAATCTGTGCGTGGCGGCCGGTATCTTTCCAGTCACGGGCGTGCCCCTTCCCCTGGTCAGCTACGGCTTTTCCAGTCTGCTGACCATGAGCATGGCGATGGCTGTCATCCACTCGGCCATGCGCGAGGTCCGGCGCCACCTGCCCGAGCAAAGCGAAAACGACAACCCGGTGGCCCTCAGTGCCGACTGA
- the murD gene encoding UDP-N-acetylmuramoyl-L-alanine--D-glutamate ligase translates to MVEGVKRDGVLVYGLGRSGRGVARFLAREGKQADWTDARPAPEDEALMAELGWTRGDVTQAYSTVVAAPGVPIDHPDLERLRAAGAEVIGEVTLAARAHPALPMVGVTGTAGKGSTTVLIAHLLRACGLNALEGGNIDPPLLDVVDRAEVAVAELSSFQLERVPGLRLPVAVITNLGLDHLDRHGTPAAYHAAKLNITAAQQESDVLVLPAGLDVPTRAQVRRFDPARLALFDGTSVLYPADLPAGIHPANAAAALLAAEALLVHLGRAADPGLLAAALQSAQPVAGRFETVAQKDGVTFIEDSIATRTLAVQAALDRAHPPVAWLVGGRDKGAELAPLRQAAQGRVTQVIAFGEDGEALARSLGLPYRVVTGEDGEATMRAAVQAGLEALPDGGTVLLAPVGTSFDQFRDYKARGESFRRAAQALAAGQAEA, encoded by the coding sequence ATGGTTGAGGGCGTGAAGCGTGACGGGGTGCTGGTATATGGACTGGGCCGCAGCGGGCGGGGCGTGGCCCGCTTTCTGGCCCGTGAGGGCAAGCAGGCCGACTGGACCGACGCGCGGCCCGCCCCCGAGGACGAGGCGCTGATGGCCGAACTGGGCTGGACACGCGGCGACGTGACCCAGGCGTACAGCACGGTGGTCGCCGCGCCGGGCGTGCCCATTGACCACCCTGACCTGGAGCGGCTGCGCGCGGCGGGCGCCGAGGTCATTGGCGAGGTCACCCTGGCCGCCCGCGCCCACCCGGCCCTGCCGATGGTGGGCGTCACCGGCACGGCGGGCAAGGGCAGCACCACCGTCCTGATCGCCCACCTGCTGCGCGCCTGCGGTCTGAATGCCCTGGAGGGCGGCAACATTGACCCGCCGCTGCTGGACGTGGTGGACCGCGCCGAGGTGGCGGTGGCAGAACTGTCCAGTTTTCAGCTGGAACGGGTGCCGGGCCTGCGGCTGCCGGTGGCCGTGATCACGAACCTGGGCCTTGACCATCTGGACCGGCACGGCACCCCGGCGGCCTACCACGCCGCCAAGCTGAACATCACGGCGGCGCAGCAAGAAAGCGACGTCCTCGTGCTGCCCGCTGGCCTTGATGTGCCGACCCGCGCCCAGGTGCGGCGCTTCGACCCGGCGCGGCTGGCCCTATTTGACGGCACTTCCGTTCTCTACCCAGCCGACCTCCCCGCCGGCATTCACCCTGCCAATGCCGCCGCCGCCCTGCTGGCCGCTGAGGCGCTGCTGGTTCACCTGGGCCGCGCCGCCGACCCTGGCCTGCTGGCCGCCGCCCTCCAGAGCGCGCAGCCCGTCGCGGGCCGCTTTGAAACGGTGGCGCAGAAAGATGGGGTCACTTTTATCGAGGACTCGATTGCCACTCGCACCCTGGCGGTGCAGGCGGCCCTGGACCGGGCCCACCCCCCGGTGGCCTGGTTGGTGGGCGGCCGGGATAAGGGCGCCGAACTGGCGCCGCTGCGGCAGGCCGCGCAGGGCCGAGTCACGCAGGTCATCGCTTTTGGCGAGGACGGCGAGGCGCTGGCCCGCAGCCTGGGGCTGCCCTACCGCGTGGTGACCGGCGAGGACGGCGAGGCCACCATGCGGGCGGCGGTGCAGGCCGGCCTGGAGGCCCTGCCGGATGGTGGCACTGTCCTGCTGGCCCCAGTGGGCACCAGTTTTGACCAGTTCCGCGACTATAAGGCGCGCGGCGAGAGCTTCCGCCGCGCGGCGCAGGCGCTGGCCGCCGGGCAGGCAGAGGCATGA